Below is a genomic region from Glaciihabitans sp. INWT7.
CACTGTGGCTCCGCGCGTGACTCCACTGGAGTCCTACATCCCGGAGCACCTCGCGCCCAGGAACGTCTCCGCTGCGAGCGGCGTCAAGCTCAGCGCCGCCTGGCTGATCGAGCACTCCGGCGTGACCCGGGGTTTCCGGCTTCCCGGTTCGCGCGCGGCCATCTCGAGCAAGCACAGCCTCGCGATCGTGAACACGGGGGGTGCGACCGCCGAGCAGGTCGCGGAGCTCGCCCGCTACATCCAGACTCGCGTACTCGGTGCTTACGGGGTCGTGCTGCAGCCGGAGCCCGTACTGCTTGGCGTGCACGTCTGAGCTGATGGCCGACGTCTAGTTGGCGTTGGCGATCAGCCAGGCGTAGGGATCGACGAAACTCCCGTCGAGGGAGATGCCGAGGTGGAGGTGGGCGCCGGTCGAGGCGCCCGTGCTGCCGACAAACCCGAGGGTCTGCCCGACGGTCACGGTCTGGCCGACCGCAACGGTCGGTGATCCGGCGATCATGTGCGCGTAGAGGCTCTCGACCCTCTGCCCATTGATCACGTGTTCGATGACGACGCGCGTGCCGTAGGAGGCATAGCCACCGGTGTCCTGACCCACGATGGTCACCACTCCCGGTGCGATCGCGCCGATGGGCGCACCTGCTCCGGGCAGGAAGTCGAGACCGTCGTGATAGGAAGAACAGCCACGACAGGGGGACGGGCGCGGCCCGAATCCGCTGGCGATGGGCACGTACCGGGGAAAGGGCCACTGGACGGTGCCATTGGGATTCGGCGTGTAGAGCATGCTGCCGCGAGGGGTGAAGTTCGCCAGCTTGGCCTGGCGCACCGGAGGCGGCGGGGGAGGAAGGGTGACCGCGTAGCCATCACGACCGGCCGATGTCGGCGCGGCGATAGTCGCCTCGGTGCTCGCGGCGAACGACTGGGTTGGGGCCGTCTCGCGCAACGACGAATTTGTGCGGGTGAGAGCCGCGGCGGAATCGGCGCGGTACAGCGCCGCTGCGGGAAGCGAGGTCGACACGATGAGCGCGGCAACGCCGAACAGGGCGCCGATGGCGGTGACCTTGGAGGTCACCCTCTTCAGGGCCGATCTCTGCTGCTGTTGCACCGGGTAAGTCCTCTGCCTTGAGCGACCTCCGCGTCAGCGGTCGAGACTCGGGCGTGTTCGGGATTCGCCACCGTTTAGTAACGAATCGGTAAAGGCTAGCAAGAGTCGGGCCATTCGACCAGAGCCGCTATTGCCTCAGCGCTTCAGCAGCCCGAGTTCCATGGCGAGAGTCACCGCGCGCGTGCGGTCGCTCACACCGAGTTTCTCGAAGACATGCAGGAGGTGGGTCTTCACCGTTGCCTCGCTCAGAAACAGCGCTTTCGCGATGGAGGGGTTGCTGTTTCCGTCGGCGACGAGCGCGAGCACCTGACTCTCCCGGGCGCTCAGCGTCACCGCGACCGGCTTCGCTACCCGTCGCACCAGCAGCGCCGCGATGGAGGGCGCGAGAGCCACCTCACCACGGGCCACCGAGCGGATTCCCGCGAGGATCTCCTCCTGCGGCGCAGCCTTCAACAGGTAGCCGGTGGCACCGGCCTCGATCGCGGAGAGGATCGCCTCGTCGGTCTCATAGGTCGTCAACACGATGACACGGATGCCGGGCTCCGAGGCGAGGATCTGCAGGGTCGCGGCCACCCCGTCGAGCTCCACTTCGCCGAAGGAGGAGTTGCCGGAACGAGACGGCACTGGCATCCGGAGGTCCATCAGCACGAGGTCTGGCTTCAGTCGGAGCGCGGTCGACACGGCCTCAGTTCCGCTCGCGGCCTCGCCGACGACCTCGACATCCGGCGCGTCCTGAAGCAGGGCGACGATGCCGCTGCGCACGATCTGATGGTCGTCGGCCACCACGACGCGGATCACGCAGCGACCCCGATCGGCAGTGAGACCGAGAGGGAGGTGCCGCCTCCCGGCACGCTCGACAGCGCGAGCGCGCCGTTGACCAGGGCAAGCCGGTCCCGCATCCCGGGCAGCCCGAAGCCGGTCTCCGCCTTAGTCGAGTCGAAGCCGGTGCCATCATCGGTGACGGAGAGGGTCGCCGTGTGCAGCTCGGTGACCATACGCACGGTCGCCGACGTCGCGTGCGAGTGCTTTCGCACGTTGGCCAGCGCCTCCTGGGCACAGCGAAGCAACACGACCTCGGTGTCGCGATCGAGGTCGACCGAGACCTCCGCGATCACGGTGATCGCGATCCCGGACTCCCGGCGGTAGCGTTCGGCGAGCCTCTCGAGAGCGGCCGCTATGCCGCCGCCGAGGTCGACCGGGGCGCTCGCCGCGACGAGCGATCGCGTCTCAACCAGCACCTCCCGCGCGCTCTGCTCGAGCAGGCGCAGCTGGTCGGCGAGGGGTTCGAGTCGCTCGTGGGCGAGTTCGCGCTGGGCGCGCTGGGACATCATCACGATGCCGGTGAGGCTCTGGGCGATCGTGTCGTGGATCTCCCGGGCGAGTCGCTCCCGTTCGCTCACGACCCCGGTGTCGTGGTTCGCCGCCGCGAGCTCGGCCTGCGTCGCGGTGAGTTCATCGAGCAGGTGGAGGCGTTCGGCGCTCAGGTCGGCGATACGACTGATCCACAGCCCGAGGGCGAGGCTCCCCACCAGCGAGATGCTCTGGATGAGCGCGGTCTGCGCGAG
It encodes:
- a CDS encoding response regulator transcription factor; the protein is MIRVVVADDHQIVRSGIVALLQDAPDVEVVGEAASGTEAVSTALRLKPDLVLMDLRMPVPSRSGNSSFGEVELDGVAATLQILASEPGIRVIVLTTYETDEAILSAIEAGATGYLLKAAPQEEILAGIRSVARGEVALAPSIAALLVRRVAKPVAVTLSARESQVLALVADGNSNPSIAKALFLSEATVKTHLLHVFEKLGVSDRTRAVTLAMELGLLKR
- a CDS encoding sensor histidine kinase, translated to MTGNRWWHVFFATTMAMLAVIDVFSWAPSAGQRIAAWATIALLSIVYVTIGRRALGGEARLRLPFALALIIGSGALVACSPNLAFVQAIAFPLLWVVIPSTRVAMVANVGLAVAVSAGFIVSVGTDSDNLAQTALIQSISLVGSLALGLWISRIADLSAERLHLLDELTATQAELAAANHDTGVVSERERLAREIHDTIAQSLTGIVMMSQRAQRELAHERLEPLADQLRLLEQSAREVLVETRSLVAASAPVDLGGGIAAALERLAERYRRESGIAITVIAEVSVDLDRDTEVVLLRCAQEALANVRKHSHATSATVRMVTELHTATLSVTDDGTGFDSTKAETGFGLPGMRDRLALVNGALALSSVPGGGTSLSVSLPIGVAA
- a CDS encoding M23 family metallopeptidase — protein: MQQQQRSALKRVTSKVTAIGALFGVAALIVSTSLPAAALYRADSAAALTRTNSSLRETAPTQSFAASTEATIAAPTSAGRDGYAVTLPPPPPPVRQAKLANFTPRGSMLYTPNPNGTVQWPFPRYVPIASGFGPRPSPCRGCSSYHDGLDFLPGAGAPIGAIAPGVVTIVGQDTGGYASYGTRVVIEHVINGQRVESLYAHMIAGSPTVAVGQTVTVGQTLGFVGSTGASTGAHLHLGISLDGSFVDPYAWLIANAN